In one Oryza glaberrima chromosome 2, OglaRS2, whole genome shotgun sequence genomic region, the following are encoded:
- the LOC127761690 gene encoding pheophytinase, chloroplastic, with protein sequence MSVACAAALPTASARRRHRGSPQTALEGGGKLVMMQRRDLVTKGVTLSVCCSMLSSSNSSAQALERLPFKADGYNFWTWRGRRIHYVEQGAGQPIVLIHGFGASAFHWRYNIPELAKKYKVYAIDLLGFGWSEKALVEYEATIWMEQVRDFLRDVVKDPAVVVGNSLGGFTTLFAATEVPELVRGVVLLNSAGQFGDPNRPPEAAEAAAGEESAVTRLVVRPLKEAFQRVVLGFLFWQAKQPARVEKVLKSVYKDATNVDEYLIGSITAPTADPNAGEVYYRLMSRFMANQSRYTLDRLLGKLSCPLLLLWGDLDPWVGPAKAAQIKKFYQDTTVVNLQAGHCPHDEAPEQFNGALLEWLASLDAGKPADQPEPALQSV encoded by the exons ATGTCGGTCGCGTGCGCGGCCGCCCTCCCGaccgcctccgcgcgccgccgccaccgcggctcCCCGCAGACCGCCCTCGAAG GAGGAGGCAAGCTGGTGATGATGCAGAGGAGGGACCTCGTGACCAAGGGGGTCACCCTCTCCGTCTGCTGCTCTATGCTCTCCTCCTCCAACAGCTCTGCCCAAG CATTGGAGAGGTTGCCGTTCAAGGCTGATGGATACAACTTCTGGACATGGAGGGGTCGCCGGATACATTACGTCGAGCAAGGCGCTGGCCAGCCCATCGTGCTCATCCACGGATTCGGCGCCTCCGCGTTCCATTGGAG gTACAATATACCAGAGCTGGCCAAGAAGTACAAGGTGTACGCCATTGACCTGCTCGGATTCGGCTGGAGCGAGAAGGCGCTGGTGGAGTACGAGGCCACCATCTGGATGGAGCAGGTCCGCGACTTCCTCCGGGACGTCGTCAAGGacccggccgtcgtcgtcggcaacAGCCTCGGCGGCTTCACGACGCTGTTCGCGGCGACCGAGGTGCCGGAGCTGGTCCGTGGCGTCGTGCTGCTCAACTCCGCCGGACAGTTCGGCGACCCCAACCGCCCgcccgaggcggcggaggcggcggcgggggaggagagcGCGGTGACCAGGCTCGTCGTGAGGCCGCTCAAGGAGGCGTTCCAGCGCGTCGTGCTCGGGTTCCTCTTCTGGCAGGCCAAGCAGCCGGCGAGGGTCGAGAAGGTCCTCAAGAGC GTGTACAAGGATGCGACCAACGTCGACGAATACCTGATCGGGTCCAtcacggcgccgacggcggacCCGAACGCCGGCGAGGTGTACTACAGGCTGATGTCGCGGTTCATGGCGAACCAGAGCCGGTACACGCTGGACAGGCTGCTGGGCAAGCTGTCGtgcccgctgctgctgctgtggggGGACCTCGACCCGTGGGTCGggccggcgaaggcggcgcagaTCAAGAAGTTCTACCAGGACACCACCGTCGTCAACCTCCAGGCCGGCCATTGCCCCCACGACGAGGCGCCGGAGCAGTTCAACGGGGCGCTGCTCGAGTGGCTCGCCTCCCTCGACGCCGGCAAGCCGGCGGATCAGCCGGAGCCCGCTCTCCAATCCGTGTGA
- the LOC127761339 gene encoding uncharacterized protein LOC127761339, with the protein MDRSMETVEEEVEEYSWREVLLPRLVPVVSDAAPELERETGERRRGRELLVAVDFGPNSKHAFDWALVHFARMADTLHLVHAVSSVNNDLVYEKSQELMEDLAIEALKTSLVRTKARIVEGDAGKVICREAERLKPAAVILGTRGRGLIQSVLQGSVSEYCFHNCKAAPVIIVPGKEAGEQSVL; encoded by the exons ATGGATCGGTCGATGgagacggtggaggaggaggtggaggagtacAGCTGGAGGGAGGTGCTGCTGCCGCGGCTCGTCCCGGTGGTGTCGGACGCGGCGCCGGAGCTGGAGCGGGAGACGGGGGAGCGCCGCCGGGGCAGggagctcctcgtcgccgtcgacttCGGGCCCAACTCCAAGCACGCCTTCGACTGGGCGCTCGTGCACTTCGCCCGCATGGCCGACACGCTCCACCTCGTCCACGCCGTCTCCA GTGTCAATAATGATCTAGTATATGAGAAAAGTCAGGAACTCATGGAGGATTTAGCCATTGAGGCATTGAAGACATCACTG GTCCGGACCAAGGCAAGGATTGTTGAAGGGGATGCTGGAAAGGTTATTTGCCGAGAGGCAGAGCGGCTAAAGCCTGCAGCAGTCATTCTGGGCACTCGTGGAAGAGGTCTAATTCAGAG TGTGTTGCAGGGAAGTGTCAGTGAATATTGCTTCCACAACTGTAAAGCAGCCCCAGTTATCATTGTTCCAGGCAAAG AAGCTGGTGAACAGTCTGTGCTTTAA
- the LOC127761337 gene encoding tubby-like F-box protein 5, whose product MSLKSIVRELREMRDGIGSMSRRAADGRGGGGRGGSRHSWPGLWSEQQQPPQQQQLQRQEHQQQQGRWANLPPELLLDVIQRVEASEATWPARRQVVACAAVCRSWREVTKEVVKTLEECGRITFPISLKQPGPREHPVQCFVRRDRATSTYLLYLGLSPSLHGENDKLLLAARKIRRATRTSFVISLVSNDFSLSSSTYVGKLKPNFLGTKFTIFDSQPPCDAVVLPNNRPSKRHFKQVSPRLPLGNYNVATVSYELTVLRNRGPRRMQCTMHSIPALCIQEGGKAPTPTGIIHSLDEQVPALSTSKGKEPAIEFSSTSLSADLSGPVCTNEVPLVLKNKAPRWHEQLQCWCLNFRGRVTVASVKNFQLVASVDPSLGIPAAEQEKVILQFGKIGKDIFTMDYRYPLSAFQAFAICLTSFDTKPACE is encoded by the exons ATGTCTCTGAAGAGCATTGTGCGGGAGCTGAGGGAGATGAGGGACGGCATCGGCAGCATGTCGAGGCGAGCCGCtgacgggcgcggcggcggcgggcgcggcggctcgCGGCATTCTTGGCCGGGCCTGTGgtcggagcagcagcagccgccgcagcagcagcagctgcagcgtcaggagcatcagcagcagcaggggcggTGGGCGAACCTGCCGCCGGAGCTGCTTCTGGACGTGATCCAGAGGGTGGAGGCCAGCGAGGCGAcgtggccggcgcggcggcaggtggtggcGTGCGCCGCCGTCTGCCGCTCGTGGCGCGAGGTCACCAAGGAGGTGGTGAAGACGCTCGAGGAGTGCGGCAGGATCACCTTCCCCATCTCCCTCAAGCAG CCGGGGCCTCGTGAGCATCCAGTGCAGTGCTTTGTGAGGAGGGACAGGGCGACTTCCACCTATCTCCTCTACCTGGGGCTCAGCCCAT CTCTACATGGAGAAAACGACAAGCTTTTGCTTGCAGCACGCAAGATTAGGCGTGCGACCAGGACTTCTTTTGTGATCTCACTGGTCTCCAATGACTTCTCTCTATCCAGCAGCACCTATGTTGGTAAACTGAA ACCAAACTTCCTTGGCACAAAGTTTACAATCTTTGACAGCCAGCCTCCTTGCGATGCTGTAGTGTTGCCAAACAACCGACCAAGCAAACGACATTTCAAGCAAGTATCACCGCGATTGCCACTAGGCAATTACAATGTTGCTACGGTCTCATATGAGCTCACTGTCCTACGTAATCGAGGACCAAGGAGAATGCAATGCACCATGCACTCTATACCGGCATTGTGTATTCAGGAAGGTGGGAAGGCCCCAACCCCTACCGGCATCATCCACTCACTTGACGAACAAGTTCCCGCCTTATCAACTAGCAAAGGAAAGGAACCAGCCATAGAATTTTCATCGACAAGCCTCAGCGCTGATTTGTCTGGACCGGTCTGTACAAATGAAGTGCCTCTTGTTCTGAAGAACAAAGCTCCCCGCTGGCATGAGCAGCTGCAGTGCTGGTGCCTCAACTTCCGAGGGCGCGTTACAGTAGCATCAGTCAAGAACTTCCAGCTCGTTGCCTCAGTTGATCCTTCCCTTGGTATCCCTGCGGCAGAGCAGGAGAAGGTCATCCTCCAATTTGGGAAAATCGGAAAGGATATATTCACAATGGATTATAGGTACCCGCTCTCGGCGTTCCAGGCATTTGCGATCTGCCTGACTAGCTTTGACACCAAACCGGCGTGCGAATAA
- the LOC127761338 gene encoding transcription factor bHLH63-like: MAQCGGGDVSRHRKGHLDTVESLCQGLLDDVMLDDDKCRAMFGYLQEWQDLASMCYGSLGGEPPLAPEASNGSGSSGGGGSFRKRRPDDAKGESNSICKRQRGKQQQQQQPCHPDQMAAAVGKGRPERARPGAKKKAEVASPKDSPATSASTVTAGQKTDYIHVRARRGQATDSHSLAERVRRERISERMRYLQELVPGCNKVTGKAGMLDEIINYVQSLQKQVEFLSMKIAASNPVVNFNIVEDLFGRQLSQAACNPAALPAMALPMAQVEPSCLQMSPLQQMQTSAGSSGYGLEMVVSNQYSPPGGPMSVPAGASVEPCLNVNGAAGWDIGSHGLFSGFDAPFQSVQSDCLLDNLKMEM; encoded by the exons ATGGCgcaatgcggcggcggcgacgtttcACGACACCGGAAGGGTCACCTTGACACCGTCGAGAGCCTCTGCCAGGGGCTACTCGACGACGTCATGCTCGACGACGACAAGTGCCGCGCCATGTTCGGCTACCTCCAGGAGTGGCAGGACCTGGCAAGCATGTGTTACGGGAGCTTAGGCGGCGagccgccgctggcgccggaGGCCAgcaacggcagcggcagcagcggcggcggaggcagcttCCGGAAGAGGAGACCGGACGACGCAAAG GGTGAGAGCAACAGCATCTGCAAGAGGCAGAGAGggaagcagcaacagcagcagcagccgtgtCATCCCGAtcagatggcggcggcggtggggaaagGAAGGCCGGAGAGGGCACGGCCAGGAGCCAAGAAGAAGGCGGAGGTGGCGTCACCCAAGGATTCCCCGGCGACCTCGGCGTCGACGGTGACCGCCGGCCAGAAGACCGACTACATCCACGTCAGAGCCCGCCGTGGGCAGGCCACGGACAGCCACAGCCTCGCCGAACGG gtgaggagggagaggatCAGCGAGAGGATGAGGTACCTGCAGGAGCTGGTGCCCGGTTGCAACAAGGTCACCGGCAAGGCCGGCATGCTCGACGAGATCATCAACTACGTGCAGTCCCTGCAGAAGCAAGTCGAG TTCTTGTCCATGAAGATCGCGGCATCAAACCCGGTGGTGAACTTCAACATCGTCGAGGACCTCTTCGGCCGGCAGCTCAGCCAGGCGGCGTGCAACCCTGCGGCTCTGCCGGCCATGGCGCTGCCGATGGCGCAGGTCGAGCCTTCCTGCCTCCAGATGAGCCCCTTGCAGCAGATGCAAACTTCTGCAGGATCCTCTGGCTATGGGCTGGAGATGGTCGTCAGTAACCAGTACTCACCACCGGGCGGGCCGATGTCGGTGCCGGCCGGTGCATCGGTGGAGCCATGCCTCAAC GTGAATGGAGCTGCAGGTTGGGACATTGGCTCTCACGGTTTGTTCAGTGGATTTGATGCACCGTTTCAGTCAGTACAGA GTGATTGTTTGCTAGACAATCTCAAAATGGAAATGTAA